The Callospermophilus lateralis isolate mCalLat2 chromosome 3, mCalLat2.hap1, whole genome shotgun sequence genome has a segment encoding these proteins:
- the Rpp25 gene encoding ribonuclease P protein subunit p25: MENFRKVRSEEAPAAGGTEEGGPGSGPFADLAPGAVHMRVKEGSKIRNLMAFATASMAQPATRAIVFSGCGRATTKTVTCAEILKRRLAGLHQVTRLRYRSVREVWQSLPPGPKPGQTPGEPAASLSVLKNVPSLAILLSKDALDPRQLGYQPPSPHPGPSSPPTAPTSKRSLGESTAEEGNAKRSQLEPGAEDENRTA; encoded by the coding sequence ATGGAGAACTTCCGTAAGGTGCGCTCAGAAGAGGCGCCGGCGGCGGGTGGGACCGAGGAGGGTGGCCCGGGTTCAGGCCCCTTTGCCGATCTGGCACCCGGCGCTGTGCACATGCGGGTCAAGGAGGGCAGCAAGATCCGCAACCTGATGGCCTTCGCCACCGCCAGCATGGCGCAGCCAGCCACGCGCGCCATCGTCTTCAGCGGCTGCGGCCGGGCCACCACCAAGACCGTCACGTGCGCCGAGATCCTCAAGCGCCGCCTGGCGGGCTTGCACCAGGTCACGCGGCTGCGCTACCGGAGCGTGCGCGAGGTGTGGCAGAGCCTCCCGCCTGGGCCCAAGCCGGGTCAGACCCCTGGCGAGCCCGCCGCCAGTCTCAGTGTACTTAAGAACGTGCCCAGCCTCGCCATCCTACTCTCCAAGGACGCACTGGATCCGCGGCAACTCGGCTACCAGCCCCCGAGCCCCCATCCTGGTCCTTCGTCTCCACCAACAGCTCCAACGTCCAAGAGGAGCCTAGGGGAATCCACAGCTGAAGAAGGTAACGCGAAGCGGTCGCAGCTTGAGCCAGGGGCAGAGGACGAGAACAGAACTGCCTGA